In Ornithorhynchus anatinus isolate Pmale09 chromosome 17, mOrnAna1.pri.v4, whole genome shotgun sequence, the following proteins share a genomic window:
- the IL10RB gene encoding interleukin-10 receptor subunit beta encodes MERSLLAGGLLLAVLGAVPKPENVRMNSVNLKNILEWELAPLPYENVTFTAQSMSYTGVFEDVCKNIVLRQCDFSHLAKYGDHTLRIWMETEGGHSDWVNVTFHPVEDTVIGPPNLQVKPVSSSLHVHFSFPKIENEPETWTLKDYYGSWEYKVLYWKRGTSQKLEMVTPFESDMLPDLDPRTTYCLQAQGLVPALNKSGLWSQPICETTADDGKTPVWVIAVMLLASLVAVLLVVLCSFSVLWYLYRQARYVFFPGYSLPKLLKECHPSHGTPFLSSPPSEKEPCDKLSVVLVESEGHRQHASVGSPRADRVPEEKPPVGPDGPEVTVSAPTEPSAEGS; translated from the exons TGCTGGGAGCAGTGCCAAAGCCCGAAAATGTCAGGATGAATTCGGTGAATTTGAAGAACATCTTAGAGTGGGAGTTGGCCCCTTTACCCTATGAAAATGTGACCTTCACAGCTCAATCGATGAG CTACACGGGAGTCTTTGAAGACGTGTGCAAGAACATCGTGCTCAGGCAGTGTGACTTCTCGCATCTGGCCAAGTACGGCGACCACACCTTGCGGATTTGGATGGAGacggagggaggccattccgacTGGGTGAACGTCACCTTCCACCCGGTGGAGGACA CTGTCATCGGACCGCCCAACCTGCAAGTGAAACCCGTGTCCAGCTCCCTGCACGTCCACTTCTCGTTCCCGAAGATTGAAAACGAACCCGAAACGTGGACGTTGAAGGACTATTACGGCTCGTGGGAGTATAAGGTGCTCTACTGGAAAAGGGGCACTTCCCAGAAG CTCGAGATGGTCACCCCGTTTGAATCGGACATGCTCCCCGATCTGGATCCTCGGACCACCTACTGCCTTCAAGCCCAAGGGCTCGTCCCCGCACTGAACAAGTCGGGCCTCTGGAGCCAGCCAATCTGCGAGACCACGGCCGACGACG GCAAAACGCCCGTGTGGGTTATCGCCGTCATGCTGCTGGCGTCTCTGGTAGCGGTTCTCCTGGTGGTCCTCTGCAGCTTCTCCGTGCTCTGGTACTTATACCGCCAAGCCAGATACGTCTTCTTCCCCGGCTATTCCCTCCCGAAGCTTCTGAAAGAG TGTCACCCTTCCCACGGCACCCCGTTTCTCTCCTCTCCGCCCTCCGAGAAGGAACCCTGTGACAAACTGAGCGTCGTCCTGGTGGAGTCCGAGGGCCACAGGCAACACGCCTCGGTCGGTAGCCCCCGAGCCGACAGAGTTCCCGAGGAGAAGCCCCCGGTCGGGCCCGACGGCCCGGAGGTCACCGTGTCGGCCCCAACAGAGCCGAGCGCAGAAGGCTCCTGA